GCGGATGTAGTGTTCTATTTGGGCATAAAGGCCTTCCAGCTCAGCGAAATCTTCCGAAGTGAGGAGGGGAATGGTCAGGCGCATGGCCATGGCCTCGAGAGTGATGCGCAGGGTATAGATCTCCTCGGCGTCGGAAACCGAAAGTTCGGCAATGCGCACCCGGCGGTTGGGTTCTTGTACCACCAAACCTTCCCGCTGTAGCAAGCGCAAAGCCTCGCGCAGGGGAGTACGGCCAACCCCTAAATCGCGGGCCAACTCCAGCTGGCTGGTGACTTGGCCTGGGGCCAAGCTGCCGCGCAGGATAGAGCTACGCAACCGGTCGTGGATGAGCAACACGTTCTGTCCATCGCGGCCTGCGGGTGTCTTATTCATAACCCACTGCTCCAGTTTAACATTGTTGACACAGAATCACAAAGTGTATATAGTTTTTGCAAATGCACACATAGAGGTGGATTGTGCTTAGAGACACCGCGGCTCAACGTTCGTCGAAAGGGGGAGGCCATGAACAGGTTTTGGCAGGCTGTCTTGGTGTTAGGCCTATCTCTGGGGGGGTTGGGGCAAGCCCA
The Meiothermus sp. Pnk-1 genome window above contains:
- a CDS encoding GntR family transcriptional regulator, whose product is MNKTPAGRDGQNVLLIHDRLRSSILRGSLAPGQVTSQLELARDLGVGRTPLREALRLLQREGLVVQEPNRRVRIAELSVSDAEEIYTLRITLEAMAMRLTIPLLTSEDFAELEGLYAQIEHYIRTQDIERMDAPHRAFHLRFVRAAGPRWLEEIAQLYDHAERYRLSFFRARPEGGQLRQAEHRAMLDAAIRYDVEAAIECMARHYTHTALVAFAQLEPGYVPEKLNTVLDMLCRKTPST